The Vescimonas coprocola genome includes a window with the following:
- the rsmD gene encoding 16S rRNA (guanine(966)-N(2))-methyltransferase RsmD: MRVITGTARGRRLKELQGMETRPTTDKVKESLFSIIQFDIEGRRVLDLFAGTGQLGIEALSRGAAEAVFVDRRPDAVRLVQENLALCGFTDRARVKSGDALAYLKSGEKFDLIFLDPPYAADLLEQALTAIASFDICREHGIIVAESAADKVLPELPAPYRLYREYRYGKIRLSVYHRSGNEDEAT, encoded by the coding sequence ATGCGAGTCATCACAGGAACGGCCAGAGGTCGGCGGCTCAAGGAGCTGCAGGGGATGGAGACCCGTCCCACCACCGACAAGGTCAAGGAGAGCCTGTTCTCCATCATCCAATTTGACATCGAGGGCCGCCGGGTGCTGGATCTCTTTGCCGGCACCGGCCAGCTGGGCATCGAGGCCCTGAGCCGTGGAGCAGCGGAGGCAGTGTTCGTGGACCGGCGTCCGGATGCCGTGCGTCTGGTGCAGGAGAATCTGGCCCTGTGCGGCTTTACCGATCGGGCCAGAGTGAAGTCCGGGGATGCGCTGGCGTATCTCAAAAGCGGGGAGAAGTTCGACCTGATCTTTCTGGATCCGCCCTACGCCGCCGACCTGCTGGAGCAGGCCCTTACCGCCATCGCTTCGTTTGACATTTGCCGGGAGCATGGTATAATTGTGGCGGAGAGCGCCGCCGATAAGGTGCTGCCGGAGCTTCCGGCGCCCTATCGCCTGTATCGGGAATACCGCTACGGAAAGATCAGACTGTCGGTGTATCACCGCAGTGGAAACGAGGACGAGGCCACATGA
- a CDS encoding spore germination protein, with the protein MKRVKDAFDERAAALDGLLGVGRSFDMIGRTLRIGGRRARLWVVNGYADDTVLERAISAWLPIPSLEDVGTLQAFADRYVSVCDATVETDRLKAVTSVFAGKTLLIIDGFSGGVVLDAKQFPLRSVEEPDTSKVLRGSHDGFGESVMKNAALLRRRIRDSQLTLESLQVGTRSRTDVVLCYMENRVDRKLLDQLRKKLEAMDVGSTAMSQESVAEAIAPPQWWNPFPKTRYTERPDVAAASVLEGDILLMIDNTPAVMLLPCSLFRFLEEVNDYYFPPLVGTYLRIVRVIVLLLTLFVTPLWYLLVKSPDTLRQSLHFLLIEDEYYVPLILQLLLVEFIIDVLKLASLNTPDVLSNSFSMLGALILGDFAVQARWLVPEVLVYMAFVAIANYAQHSYEMGYAVKLCRMVLLLLIWLFDWWGFIGGILGILALIASTRPLIGKGYLYPLIPFNGKDLWALLHHRPIDRNNS; encoded by the coding sequence ATGAAACGGGTGAAGGATGCATTTGACGAAAGGGCGGCGGCGCTGGACGGCCTGCTGGGGGTGGGGCGCAGCTTCGACATGATCGGGCGGACCCTGCGGATCGGCGGCCGCCGAGCCAGGCTATGGGTGGTCAACGGCTACGCCGACGACACGGTGCTGGAGCGGGCTATCTCCGCATGGCTGCCCATCCCGTCGCTGGAGGACGTAGGGACATTGCAGGCCTTTGCCGACCGCTACGTCAGCGTCTGCGACGCAACGGTGGAGACGGACCGGCTGAAGGCGGTGACGTCGGTATTCGCCGGCAAGACCCTGCTCATCATCGACGGCTTTTCCGGCGGCGTGGTGCTGGATGCCAAGCAGTTCCCCCTGCGCTCCGTGGAGGAGCCGGATACCAGCAAGGTGCTGCGGGGCAGCCACGACGGCTTCGGGGAGAGCGTCATGAAGAACGCCGCCCTGCTGCGCCGCCGCATCCGGGACTCGCAGCTGACGCTGGAGTCTTTGCAGGTGGGGACCCGCTCCCGGACGGACGTGGTGCTGTGTTACATGGAAAACCGGGTGGACCGGAAGCTGCTGGATCAGCTGCGAAAAAAGCTGGAGGCCATGGATGTGGGCTCCACCGCCATGAGCCAGGAGAGCGTGGCGGAGGCCATCGCCCCACCCCAATGGTGGAATCCCTTCCCCAAGACCCGCTATACCGAGCGGCCGGACGTGGCGGCGGCCTCGGTGCTGGAGGGGGATATTCTGCTGATGATCGACAACACCCCGGCGGTGATGCTGCTGCCGTGCAGTCTGTTCCGGTTTCTGGAGGAGGTCAACGACTACTATTTCCCGCCGCTGGTGGGGACGTATCTGCGGATCGTCCGGGTCATCGTGCTGCTTCTTACACTATTCGTGACGCCGCTGTGGTATCTGCTGGTGAAGTCGCCGGATACCCTTCGCCAGAGCCTGCACTTTCTCCTGATCGAGGACGAGTACTATGTGCCGCTGATCCTGCAGCTGCTGCTGGTGGAGTTCATTATCGACGTGCTGAAGCTGGCCTCCCTCAACACCCCGGATGTGCTCAGCAACTCCTTCAGTATGCTGGGTGCGCTGATCTTAGGGGACTTTGCGGTGCAGGCCCGATGGCTGGTACCGGAGGTGCTGGTATATATGGCCTTCGTGGCCATCGCCAACTACGCCCAGCACAGCTATGAGATGGGCTACGCCGTGAAGCTGTGCCGCATGGTCCTGCTGCTGCTCATCTGGCTGTTTGACTGGTGGGGATTCATCGGCGGTATTCTGGGGATTCTGGCCCTCATCGCCAGTACCCGTCCCCTCATCGGAAAAGGGTACCTCTATCCCCTGATCCCCTTCAACGGCAAGGACCTGTGGGCCCTGCTGCATCACCGCCCCATTGACCGGAATAACAGCTGA
- a CDS encoding GNAT family N-acetyltransferase produces MSGNAFPPRPHLTTPRLTLNALTPADCGDYAALCRDTRRNRWWGYDYREEQPHPPEEWFLQASEEDYAAGRELGLAVRLRGRCIGEVVFTHFDGRGTAELGCRIAAAYAGHGYGTEAFAAALAWGLKGWDLRRVTAKCFRENHPSRHMLAACMDPAGEDETYLYFEKCIQNENDMHMDILSE; encoded by the coding sequence GTGTCCGGTAACGCCTTCCCGCCCCGGCCCCACCTTACCACCCCACGCCTGACGCTGAATGCCCTGACCCCGGCAGACTGCGGAGACTATGCCGCCCTGTGCCGGGATACCCGGCGCAACCGCTGGTGGGGCTACGACTACCGGGAGGAGCAGCCCCATCCCCCGGAGGAGTGGTTCCTGCAGGCGTCGGAGGAGGACTACGCCGCCGGGCGGGAGCTGGGCCTTGCGGTGCGGCTCCGGGGCCGGTGCATCGGGGAGGTGGTGTTCACCCACTTCGACGGCCGCGGCACGGCGGAGCTGGGCTGCCGCATCGCTGCCGCCTATGCCGGCCACGGCTACGGCACCGAGGCATTTGCCGCCGCTCTGGCGTGGGGCCTGAAGGGCTGGGATCTGCGGCGGGTGACGGCCAAATGCTTCCGGGAGAATCATCCCTCCCGGCATATGCTGGCCGCCTGTATGGACCCCGCCGGTGAGGACGAGACGTACCTCTATTTTGAGAAATGTATACAAAATGAGAATGATATGCATATGGATATTCTATCAGAATGA
- a CDS encoding site-specific integrase yields the protein MEKTTFSSYTQMVKGKIAPYFRNTGLTLDGIQAKHIQSFYLHELKTVSSGTVIHYHANIHKALKYAVKMDLIPFNPADKVERPKKQRYIADYYRQEELERLLEASKDHPYSLLIQMTAFYGLRRSEALGLKWDAIDFERDTITIKHIVTNAKIDGKCEIVCADRAKTKSSLRSLPLVSNIREKLLALREQQKENRRVCGNCYSKKYDGYVFVDAMGNIFNPRSVTANFSKLLEQNGLRHIRFHDLRHSCASLLLANDVPLKQIQEWLGHSDIGTTANIYSHLDYKSKITSANVMDNLLTLPDTRQTGWHT from the coding sequence AAGATTGCGCCGTATTTCCGAAACACCGGACTGACGCTGGACGGAATCCAAGCCAAGCACATTCAGAGCTTTTATCTGCATGAGCTGAAAACCGTGTCGTCCGGTACGGTGATCCACTATCACGCCAATATCCACAAGGCACTGAAATACGCCGTCAAAATGGACCTGATTCCCTTCAACCCCGCCGACAAGGTGGAGCGCCCCAAGAAGCAGCGGTACATTGCAGACTATTACCGGCAGGAGGAGCTGGAGAGGCTGCTGGAAGCGTCCAAGGATCATCCGTACTCCCTGCTGATTCAGATGACCGCCTTTTACGGCCTGCGCCGCAGCGAGGCGCTGGGGCTGAAATGGGACGCCATCGACTTTGAGCGGGACACCATCACCATTAAGCACATTGTAACCAACGCAAAGATAGACGGCAAATGTGAAATCGTCTGCGCCGACCGTGCCAAGACGAAATCCAGCCTGCGCTCCCTGCCGCTGGTCAGCAACATCCGGGAAAAGCTGCTGGCGCTGAGGGAGCAGCAAAAGGAGAATCGGCGCGTATGCGGAAATTGCTACAGCAAAAAGTATGACGGCTATGTTTTTGTGGATGCCATGGGCAATATCTTCAACCCCAGAAGCGTTACCGCCAATTTCAGCAAGCTGCTGGAGCAGAACGGCCTGCGGCACATTCGCTTTCACGACCTCAGACACAGCTGCGCCTCACTGCTTTTGGCGAACGATGTGCCTCTGAAGCAAATTCAGGAGTGGCTGGGCCACAGCGATATTGGCACGACGGCGAATATTTACAGCCATTTGGATTACAAGTCCAAGATCACCTCGGCAAATGTAATGGACAATCTCCTGACTCTGCCGGACACAAGGCAGACCGGCTGGCACACCTGA
- a CDS encoding gamma-glutamyl-gamma-aminobutyrate hydrolase family protein has product MKPKIYLYGTSGQYGNYLAALTEPGAEPVLSRDLFRACGCDGLLLPGGGDIGVTLEATDSFLIRSFADSGRPILGICRGMQALNVFFGGTLHARIPGHQQAQGDLIHPTRARGLLSQLLGPAPLVNSNHHQAVRVLGEELCLLQQAADGTIEGFCHETLPILGVQWHPERQSGARLRADAVDAGPLLRYFVGQCSCKSASGLVHCGKRGEADESHHTGTESGAGTAHGG; this is encoded by the coding sequence ATGAAACCGAAGATCTATCTCTATGGGACAAGCGGCCAATACGGCAACTATCTGGCAGCACTGACGGAGCCGGGAGCGGAGCCGGTGCTGAGCCGGGACCTGTTCCGGGCTTGCGGCTGCGACGGGCTGCTGTTGCCCGGCGGCGGGGACATCGGGGTCACGCTGGAGGCCACGGACAGCTTTCTTATCCGGTCCTTTGCCGACAGCGGCCGCCCCATTCTGGGCATCTGCCGGGGGATGCAGGCACTGAACGTCTTTTTCGGCGGCACGCTCCACGCCCGCATCCCCGGACATCAGCAGGCGCAGGGGGATCTGATCCACCCCACGCGGGCCAGAGGACTGCTTTCGCAGCTGCTGGGGCCGGCCCCGCTGGTAAACAGCAACCACCATCAGGCGGTGCGGGTGCTGGGGGAGGAACTGTGCCTTTTGCAACAGGCGGCCGACGGCACCATCGAGGGCTTCTGCCATGAGACGCTGCCCATTTTGGGCGTGCAATGGCACCCGGAGCGCCAGAGCGGCGCCCGCCTGCGGGCGGATGCGGTGGATGCCGGGCCGCTGCTGCGGTATTTTGTGGGCCAATGCAGTTGCAAATCTGCGTCAGGACTGGTACACTGTGGGAAAAGGGGGGAGGCTGATGAAAGCCATCACACGGGAACTGAATCTGGAGCTGGGACGGCCCACGGCGGATGA
- the coaD gene encoding pantetheine-phosphate adenylyltransferase, whose protein sequence is MKTAIYPGSFDPITLGHLDIIRRSAPCFDRLFVCVMVNCDKKPMFSPEQRLELIRRSVADLPNVEAELYSGLLADYARQKGAGILVKGVRNTTDFDLEYQQAAINRGICPELETLLLPASPAYQHFSSTMVREMIRYGQPLEKYVPAPVAEELKGR, encoded by the coding sequence ATGAAAACAGCCATCTATCCCGGCAGCTTTGACCCCATCACGCTGGGACATCTGGATATCATCCGCCGCAGCGCCCCCTGCTTCGACCGGCTCTTTGTCTGTGTCATGGTGAACTGCGACAAAAAGCCCATGTTCTCCCCGGAGCAGCGGCTGGAGCTGATTCGCCGCTCGGTGGCGGACCTGCCCAATGTGGAGGCGGAGCTTTACAGCGGCCTGCTGGCGGATTACGCCCGGCAGAAGGGAGCGGGCATTCTGGTGAAGGGCGTCCGCAACACCACGGATTTTGATTTGGAGTATCAACAGGCGGCCATCAACCGGGGCATCTGTCCGGAGCTGGAGACGCTGCTGCTGCCGGCCAGTCCGGCCTATCAGCACTTCAGCAGCACTATGGTGCGGGAGATGATCCGGTACGGACAGCCTTTGGAGAAATATGTTCCCGCCCCGGTGGCGGAGGAACTGAAAGGGAGGTAA
- a CDS encoding M42 family metallopeptidase gives MERTYAEYAARQAMELLAIDSPTGFTARAADWVQRAFEELGYTARRTAKGGVLVDLGGRGEGLLLEAHADTLGGMVAEVKNSGRLRLTPLGGMRAENGEAENVRVYTRGGRVLEGTFQLCNASIHVNGQYGDTKRTFDSCEVVLDEDVKSAEETRTLGVEVGDVVCFEPRTRLTASGYIKSRFLDDKLSVGILLGLAKYLKDTGTVPQRHVYLHVTVYEEVGHGGAANVPQGVTEAISVDMGCVGEGLQCTERQVSICAKDSGGPYSYEVVGKLIDAARRTGADYAVDVYPYYGSDVEATLSAGHDLRHGLIGAGVYASHGYERSHVDGVWNTLKVLAGYLEADGVR, from the coding sequence ATGGAACGTACCTATGCAGAATACGCCGCCCGGCAGGCCATGGAGCTGCTGGCCATCGATAGCCCCACGGGCTTCACGGCCCGTGCGGCAGATTGGGTGCAGCGGGCCTTTGAAGAGCTGGGCTATACCGCCCGGCGCACCGCCAAGGGCGGCGTGCTGGTGGATCTGGGCGGCCGGGGCGAGGGCCTGCTGCTGGAGGCTCACGCCGACACGCTGGGCGGCATGGTGGCGGAGGTGAAGAATAGTGGCCGCCTGCGCCTGACGCCCTTGGGCGGGATGCGGGCGGAAAACGGCGAGGCGGAGAATGTCCGGGTCTATACCCGTGGCGGGCGGGTGCTGGAGGGAACCTTCCAGCTGTGCAACGCCTCCATCCACGTCAACGGCCAGTACGGCGACACCAAGCGCACCTTCGACAGCTGCGAGGTGGTGCTGGACGAGGACGTGAAGTCCGCCGAGGAGACCCGCACGCTGGGGGTCGAGGTGGGGGATGTGGTGTGCTTCGAGCCCCGCACCCGCCTCACCGCCTCCGGCTATATCAAGAGCCGCTTTCTGGACGACAAGCTGTCGGTGGGCATCCTGCTGGGTCTGGCCAAGTACCTTAAGGATACAGGCACGGTCCCCCAGCGCCATGTGTACCTCCATGTGACGGTGTACGAGGAGGTGGGCCACGGCGGCGCCGCCAACGTCCCGCAGGGAGTGACGGAGGCCATCAGCGTGGATATGGGCTGCGTGGGCGAGGGGCTGCAATGCACCGAGCGGCAGGTATCCATCTGCGCCAAGGACTCCGGCGGCCCGTACAGCTATGAGGTGGTGGGCAAGCTCATTGATGCCGCCCGCCGCACCGGGGCGGACTATGCGGTGGACGTGTACCCCTACTACGGCTCCGATGTGGAGGCGACCCTGTCGGCAGGCCACGACCTGCGCCACGGGCTCATCGGCGCCGGGGTCTACGCCAGCCACGGCTATGAGCGCAGCCATGTGGACGGCGTGTGGAACACCCTGAAGGTGCTGGCGGGCTATCTGGAGGCGGACGGTGTCCGGTAA
- a CDS encoding Smr/MutS family protein → MKAITRELNLELGRPTADEALRRLEAELEAARHMNTPLLKLIHGYGSSGKGGRIRTASRKYLLAQQEKGRIAAVVPGERFTIFDETTRRALQQYPHLRQDRDLERENMGVTFVFMRRF, encoded by the coding sequence ATGAAAGCCATCACACGGGAACTGAATCTGGAGCTGGGACGGCCCACGGCGGATGAAGCCCTACGACGGCTGGAGGCAGAGCTGGAAGCGGCCCGCCATATGAACACGCCGCTGCTGAAGCTGATCCACGGGTACGGCTCCTCTGGCAAGGGCGGGCGCATCCGTACGGCCAGCCGAAAGTATCTGCTGGCCCAGCAGGAGAAGGGGCGCATCGCCGCTGTGGTGCCGGGGGAACGGTTTACCATCTTCGATGAGACCACCCGCCGGGCCTTGCAGCAGTATCCCCATCTGCGGCAGGACCGGGATCTGGAGCGGGAGAACATGGGCGTGACCTTCGTGTTTATGCGCCGCTTCTGA
- a CDS encoding HAD-IIA family hydrolase: MAQLREKRLFLLDMDGTIYLDEQLFDGVPEFLRYVRRIGGRYLFLTNNSSRGVEGYIEKMHRLGIDTCREDYLTSVDATIRYLRVSLPGKTCYVAGTVSFMDQLAQTGIPVTRDREQAEVLLCGFDTELTFQKLEDACILLNRGVPFIATNPDWVCPTWYGSVPDCGSVCRMLTTATGREPTFIGKPQPEMARLAMERTGFSTEQTVLLGDRLYTDIACGVNAGIDTVFVLSGEGTQADIAAYQIHPTWVYPDIGTLYRELEETV; this comes from the coding sequence GTGGCGCAGCTGCGGGAGAAGCGCCTGTTCCTGCTGGATATGGACGGCACCATCTATCTGGATGAGCAGCTCTTCGACGGCGTGCCGGAGTTTCTGCGATACGTCCGGCGCATAGGGGGACGGTATCTGTTCCTCACCAACAACTCCTCCCGTGGCGTGGAGGGGTACATAGAAAAGATGCACCGGCTGGGTATTGACACCTGCCGGGAGGATTATCTGACCTCCGTGGACGCTACTATCCGCTATCTGCGGGTGAGTCTGCCGGGAAAGACCTGCTATGTGGCGGGAACTGTGTCCTTTATGGACCAGCTGGCGCAGACGGGCATCCCTGTGACCCGTGACCGGGAGCAGGCGGAGGTGCTGCTGTGCGGCTTCGACACGGAGCTGACCTTTCAGAAGCTGGAGGACGCCTGCATCCTGCTGAACCGGGGCGTCCCCTTCATCGCCACCAATCCGGACTGGGTCTGCCCTACATGGTACGGCTCCGTGCCGGACTGCGGCAGTGTGTGCCGGATGCTCACCACCGCCACCGGGCGGGAGCCCACCTTCATCGGCAAGCCCCAGCCGGAGATGGCGAGGCTGGCCATGGAGCGGACGGGCTTTTCCACGGAGCAGACGGTGCTGCTGGGGGACCGGCTCTATACCGACATCGCCTGCGGCGTTAACGCAGGCATTGATACCGTGTTCGTCCTGTCTGGCGAAGGCACGCAGGCGGATATCGCCGCCTATCAGATCCACCCCACCTGGGTGTATCCCGACATCGGTACCCTGTACCGGGAACTGGAGGAGACTGTATGA
- a CDS encoding MFS transporter, with translation MKLNYKRIILVGFAFFLIQAFWQAYDNTIPMILTNKFGMSQAWSGAIMALDNVLALFMLPLFGAISDKHHSKWGRRTPFIVVGTLIAAVMLIALSFVDNAQLHHISDVAAIDDPAALETIYDREADETLLTPGGQKFVLSRQFTKEEFTQIRSQITVDGAAVTNPDYTNYVMPARQACAWDATAKSPVTLVFFIALLLVILVSMAVFRSPAVALMPDVTLKPLRSKANAVINLMGSAGGILVLVLGMVFATSAVRNSLMSYTGYFAVIAAIMLAALVVFMLTVRENEWAAEMQQQSVELGLEDKEEAATGERKLSVDEVKSLIFLLLSIVLWFFGYNAVTSKYSVYASNILHKDYNLTLIIAQAAAIISYLPVGFIASKVGRKKTILAGVVMLTAAFTTASFMSAESPTMLMNAMFALAGIAWATINVNSFPMVVEMCSGGNVGKYTGFYYTASMAAQVATPMLSGLLMDRMGMHVLFPYAAVFTALAFVTMLFVRHGDSKPEAKRGLEALDEMED, from the coding sequence ATGAAACTCAACTACAAGCGGATCATTCTGGTGGGCTTTGCCTTCTTCCTGATCCAGGCCTTCTGGCAGGCGTATGACAATACCATCCCCATGATCCTCACCAACAAGTTCGGCATGAGTCAGGCATGGTCCGGCGCCATTATGGCGCTGGATAACGTGCTGGCCCTGTTCATGCTGCCGCTGTTCGGCGCCATCTCCGACAAGCACCACAGCAAGTGGGGCCGCCGGACGCCCTTCATCGTGGTGGGTACCCTCATTGCCGCCGTGATGCTCATTGCCCTGTCTTTCGTGGATAACGCCCAGCTGCACCACATCTCCGATGTGGCCGCCATCGATGACCCGGCGGCGCTGGAGACCATCTACGACCGGGAGGCGGATGAGACGCTGCTGACCCCCGGCGGCCAGAAGTTCGTGCTCAGCCGCCAGTTCACCAAGGAGGAGTTCACCCAGATCCGCAGCCAGATCACTGTGGACGGTGCCGCCGTCACCAACCCCGACTACACCAACTACGTGATGCCGGCCCGGCAGGCCTGCGCTTGGGACGCCACCGCCAAAAGCCCAGTGACGCTGGTGTTTTTTATCGCTCTGCTGCTGGTGATCCTGGTGTCCATGGCGGTGTTCCGCTCCCCGGCGGTGGCGCTGATGCCGGATGTGACCTTAAAGCCCCTGCGTTCCAAGGCCAATGCCGTCATCAACCTCATGGGCTCCGCCGGCGGGATCCTGGTGCTGGTGCTGGGCATGGTGTTCGCCACCTCTGCCGTTCGCAACTCCCTGATGAGTTATACCGGCTACTTCGCCGTCATTGCCGCCATCATGCTGGCGGCGCTGGTGGTGTTCATGCTGACGGTGCGGGAGAATGAGTGGGCCGCCGAGATGCAGCAGCAGTCGGTGGAGCTGGGGCTGGAGGATAAGGAGGAGGCCGCCACCGGCGAACGGAAGCTGTCGGTGGACGAGGTGAAGTCCCTGATCTTCCTGCTGCTGTCCATCGTGCTGTGGTTCTTCGGCTACAACGCCGTGACCAGCAAATACTCCGTCTACGCCAGCAATATCCTCCACAAGGATTATAACCTGACCCTGATCATCGCTCAGGCGGCGGCTATCATCTCCTACCTGCCGGTGGGCTTCATCGCCTCCAAGGTGGGCCGGAAAAAGACCATTCTGGCGGGCGTCGTCATGCTGACCGCTGCCTTTACCACTGCCTCCTTCATGAGCGCCGAGAGTCCCACCATGCTCATGAACGCCATGTTCGCTCTGGCGGGTATCGCATGGGCCACCATCAACGTCAACTCCTTTCCCATGGTGGTGGAGATGTGCTCCGGCGGCAACGTGGGTAAGTACACCGGCTTTTACTACACCGCCTCCATGGCGGCGCAGGTGGCCACGCCCATGCTCTCCGGCCTGCTGATGGACCGCATGGGGATGCACGTGCTGTTCCCCTATGCCGCCGTGTTCACGGCGCTGGCCTTTGTGACCATGCTGTTCGTCCGCCACGGCGACAGCAAGCCTGAGGCAAAGCGGGGGCTGGAAGCTCTGGATGAAATGGAGGACTGA
- a CDS encoding glycerophosphodiester phosphodiesterase family protein: protein MPVVIVLLVLIILAELFLLMLRCRREHPGWKLLRQYRYAHRGYHDKPHIPENSMAAFRRAIEHGYGAELDVHLMKDGRLAVIHDASLKRTAGADVLVEDLTAEELKQYHLEGTQEQIPLLEEVLPLFQGKTPLIIELKAERGNHAQLAEATCAMLDWFRVNYCIESFDPRCILWLKKHRPLIIRGQLSEQFLRHGESGGGHGRLTMWLLGNLLTNVATQPDFIAYRFSDRENLCLRLCHKVYHVQEVNWTIRAKEEMEAAEQAGNLVIFECFDPEV, encoded by the coding sequence ATGCCTGTTGTCATTGTACTGCTGGTACTGATCATTCTGGCGGAGCTGTTTCTGCTGATGCTGCGCTGCCGCCGGGAGCATCCCGGCTGGAAGCTGCTGCGGCAGTACCGCTACGCCCACCGGGGCTACCACGACAAGCCCCATATTCCGGAAAACTCCATGGCGGCCTTCCGCCGTGCCATTGAACACGGCTACGGTGCTGAGCTGGACGTCCATCTGATGAAGGACGGCCGCTTGGCGGTGATCCACGACGCCAGTCTCAAGCGCACCGCCGGAGCGGACGTTCTGGTGGAGGACCTGACGGCGGAGGAGCTGAAGCAGTACCATCTGGAGGGGACGCAGGAGCAGATCCCCCTTCTGGAGGAGGTGCTGCCCCTGTTTCAGGGGAAAACGCCCCTCATCATCGAGCTGAAGGCGGAGCGGGGCAACCATGCCCAGCTGGCGGAGGCCACCTGCGCCATGTTGGACTGGTTCCGGGTGAATTACTGCATCGAGTCCTTCGACCCCCGGTGCATCCTGTGGCTGAAAAAGCATCGGCCCCTGATCATCCGGGGCCAGCTGTCGGAGCAGTTCCTGCGCCACGGGGAGTCCGGCGGCGGACACGGAAGGCTTACCATGTGGCTGCTGGGGAATCTGCTGACCAACGTGGCCACCCAGCCGGATTTCATCGCCTATCGGTTCTCCGACCGGGAGAATCTGTGCCTGCGGCTGTGCCATAAAGTATATCATGTACAGGAGGTCAACTGGACCATCCGAGCGAAGGAAGAAATGGAAGCTGCGGAGCAGGCGGGGAACCTCGTCATCTTCGAGTGCTTCGATCCGGAGGTGTAA
- the mraZ gene encoding division/cell wall cluster transcriptional repressor MraZ, giving the protein MTGQYFHNIDTKGRLFIPAKLREQLGDTLHVTVGQDGCLSVYSDTEWEKFQQKLDERNFTDVKKLRLMFAYMADCEPDAQGRILIPNHLRQRAKLEKEVVVAGIFNRVEIWNAQRWAKLEEEAFSSGSLEQAMEEMGL; this is encoded by the coding sequence ATGACGGGCCAGTATTTTCACAATATTGATACCAAGGGACGCCTGTTTATCCCTGCCAAGCTGCGGGAGCAGCTGGGAGATACCCTCCACGTGACGGTGGGGCAGGACGGCTGCCTGTCCGTTTATTCCGACACCGAGTGGGAGAAGTTCCAGCAAAAGCTGGACGAGCGCAACTTTACCGACGTGAAAAAGCTCCGGCTGATGTTTGCATACATGGCGGACTGCGAGCCGGATGCACAGGGCCGCATCCTCATCCCCAACCACCTGCGTCAGCGGGCGAAGCTGGAAAAGGAAGTGGTGGTGGCCGGTATCTTCAACCGTGTGGAGATCTGGAACGCACAGCGCTGGGCCAAGCTGGAGGAGGAGGCCTTTTCCTCCGGTTCACTGGAGCAGGCGATGGAAGAAATGGGGCTGTAA